In Chelonia mydas isolate rCheMyd1 chromosome 18, rCheMyd1.pri.v2, whole genome shotgun sequence, a single genomic region encodes these proteins:
- the LOC102929418 gene encoding tumor necrosis factor receptor superfamily member 14 isoform X2 produces MLWIFVVCLITQLPHSEAVKCYPGEYETNGECCPMCSAGNRVVRHCRLNSSTTCMPCVDDTYTEHPNGLTECMRCKLCDAGARLIIKEKCTYMKNTMCGCAPGDFCRHFADGDCEMCSPSTICLPGSMVKEPGTEFRDNVCEVCPDGTFSATKMSRACQPWTKCEEEGMTELKAGTATSNAVCVQRGLSVTAMTSIIVLAVLSVFAGTAFFLWRRKKRKYGLPPAQETGDESKGQAERTLLQTSENGTENMPTQEQCQ; encoded by the exons ATGCTCTGG ATTTTTGTCGTTTGCTTGATAACACAACTGCCCCATTCTGAAGCTGTAAAATGCTACCCAGGCGAATACGAAACAAATGGCGAATGCTGTCCCATGTGCAGTGCTG gGAACAGGGTGGTCAGACATTGCAGACTAAATAGCAGCACAACTTGCATGCCATGTGTGGACGACACATATACAGAGCATCCCAATGGCCTAACGGAATGCATGAGATGTAAACTGTGTGATGCAG GAGCCAGACtgataataaaagaaaaatgcacaTATATGAAGAACACCATGTGCGGCTGCGCCCCAGGGGATTTCTGCAGGCACTTTGCAGACGGGGACTGTGAAATGTGTAGTCCCTCCACCATCTGCCTGCCTGGCTCTATGGTGAAAGAACCTG GCACAGAATTCCGTGACAACGTATGTGAGGTTTGCCCTGATGGAACCTTCTCAGCAACCAAGATGTCACGCGCCTGTCAGCCATGGACCAA GTGTGAAGAGGAAGGGATGACAGAACTAAAGGCCGGGACAGCCACTTCTAATGCAGTTTGTGTACAAAGAGGCCTTTCTGTCACAGCGATGACATCGATAATTGTCCTGGCAGTTTTATCTGTATTTGCTGGAACAGCGTTCTTTTTATGgcggaggaagaagaggaaatatGGGTTACCAC ctgcacaggagacAGGG GATGAGTCTAAAGGACAGGCAGAGAGAACTTTGTTGCAGACTTCAGAGAATGGGACTGAAAACATGCCTACTCAGGAACAA TGCCAGTGA
- the LOC102929418 gene encoding tumor necrosis factor receptor superfamily member 14 isoform X3 has product MPWGGQKQTHSAVCSQDHALGNRVVRHCRLNSSTTCMPCVDDTYTEHPNGLTECMRCKLCDAGARLIIKEKCTYMKNTMCGCAPGDFCRHFADGDCEMCSPSTICLPGSMVKEPGTEFRDNVCEVCPDGTFSATKMSRACQPWTKCEEEGMTELKAGTATSNAVCVQRGLSVTAMTSIIVLAVLSVFAGTAFFLWRRKKRKYGLPPAQETGDESKGQAERTLLQTSENGTENMPTQEQTKARAEGEERKPLSALHV; this is encoded by the exons ATGCCCTGGGGGGGGCAGAAGCAGACACACTCTGCGGTCTGTTCTCAGGACCATGCTCTGG gGAACAGGGTGGTCAGACATTGCAGACTAAATAGCAGCACAACTTGCATGCCATGTGTGGACGACACATATACAGAGCATCCCAATGGCCTAACGGAATGCATGAGATGTAAACTGTGTGATGCAG GAGCCAGACtgataataaaagaaaaatgcacaTATATGAAGAACACCATGTGCGGCTGCGCCCCAGGGGATTTCTGCAGGCACTTTGCAGACGGGGACTGTGAAATGTGTAGTCCCTCCACCATCTGCCTGCCTGGCTCTATGGTGAAAGAACCTG GCACAGAATTCCGTGACAACGTATGTGAGGTTTGCCCTGATGGAACCTTCTCAGCAACCAAGATGTCACGCGCCTGTCAGCCATGGACCAA GTGTGAAGAGGAAGGGATGACAGAACTAAAGGCCGGGACAGCCACTTCTAATGCAGTTTGTGTACAAAGAGGCCTTTCTGTCACAGCGATGACATCGATAATTGTCCTGGCAGTTTTATCTGTATTTGCTGGAACAGCGTTCTTTTTATGgcggaggaagaagaggaaatatGGGTTACCAC ctgcacaggagacAGGG GATGAGTCTAAAGGACAGGCAGAGAGAACTTTGTTGCAGACTTCAGAGAATGGGACTGAAAACATGCCTACTCAGGAACAAACAAAGGCAAGAGcagagggggaagaaagaaagccATTGtcagccctgcatgtgtga
- the LOC102929418 gene encoding tumor necrosis factor receptor superfamily member 14 isoform X4, whose protein sequence is MLWIFVVCLITQLPHSEAVKCYPGEYETNGECCPMCSAGNRVVRHCRLNSSTTCMPCVDDTYTEHPNGLTECMRCKLCDAGARLIIKEKCTYMKNTMCGCAPGDFCRHFADGDCEMCSPSTICLPGSMVKEPGTEFRDNVCEVCPDGTFSATKMSRACQPWTKCEEEGMTELKAGTATSNAVCVQRGLSVTAMTSIIVLAVLSVFAGTAFFLWRRKKRKYGLPR, encoded by the exons ATGCTCTGG ATTTTTGTCGTTTGCTTGATAACACAACTGCCCCATTCTGAAGCTGTAAAATGCTACCCAGGCGAATACGAAACAAATGGCGAATGCTGTCCCATGTGCAGTGCTG gGAACAGGGTGGTCAGACATTGCAGACTAAATAGCAGCACAACTTGCATGCCATGTGTGGACGACACATATACAGAGCATCCCAATGGCCTAACGGAATGCATGAGATGTAAACTGTGTGATGCAG GAGCCAGACtgataataaaagaaaaatgcacaTATATGAAGAACACCATGTGCGGCTGCGCCCCAGGGGATTTCTGCAGGCACTTTGCAGACGGGGACTGTGAAATGTGTAGTCCCTCCACCATCTGCCTGCCTGGCTCTATGGTGAAAGAACCTG GCACAGAATTCCGTGACAACGTATGTGAGGTTTGCCCTGATGGAACCTTCTCAGCAACCAAGATGTCACGCGCCTGTCAGCCATGGACCAA GTGTGAAGAGGAAGGGATGACAGAACTAAAGGCCGGGACAGCCACTTCTAATGCAGTTTGTGTACAAAGAGGCCTTTCTGTCACAGCGATGACATCGATAATTGTCCTGGCAGTTTTATCTGTATTTGCTGGAACAGCGTTCTTTTTATGgcggaggaagaagaggaaatatGGGTTACCAC GATGA
- the LOC102929418 gene encoding tumor necrosis factor receptor superfamily member 14 isoform X1 produces the protein MLWIFVVCLITQLPHSEAVKCYPGEYETNGECCPMCSAGNRVVRHCRLNSSTTCMPCVDDTYTEHPNGLTECMRCKLCDAGARLIIKEKCTYMKNTMCGCAPGDFCRHFADGDCEMCSPSTICLPGSMVKEPGTEFRDNVCEVCPDGTFSATKMSRACQPWTKCEEEGMTELKAGTATSNAVCVQRGLSVTAMTSIIVLAVLSVFAGTAFFLWRRKKRKYGLPPAQETGDESKGQAERTLLQTSENGTENMPTQEQTKARAEGEERKPLSALHV, from the exons ATGCTCTGG ATTTTTGTCGTTTGCTTGATAACACAACTGCCCCATTCTGAAGCTGTAAAATGCTACCCAGGCGAATACGAAACAAATGGCGAATGCTGTCCCATGTGCAGTGCTG gGAACAGGGTGGTCAGACATTGCAGACTAAATAGCAGCACAACTTGCATGCCATGTGTGGACGACACATATACAGAGCATCCCAATGGCCTAACGGAATGCATGAGATGTAAACTGTGTGATGCAG GAGCCAGACtgataataaaagaaaaatgcacaTATATGAAGAACACCATGTGCGGCTGCGCCCCAGGGGATTTCTGCAGGCACTTTGCAGACGGGGACTGTGAAATGTGTAGTCCCTCCACCATCTGCCTGCCTGGCTCTATGGTGAAAGAACCTG GCACAGAATTCCGTGACAACGTATGTGAGGTTTGCCCTGATGGAACCTTCTCAGCAACCAAGATGTCACGCGCCTGTCAGCCATGGACCAA GTGTGAAGAGGAAGGGATGACAGAACTAAAGGCCGGGACAGCCACTTCTAATGCAGTTTGTGTACAAAGAGGCCTTTCTGTCACAGCGATGACATCGATAATTGTCCTGGCAGTTTTATCTGTATTTGCTGGAACAGCGTTCTTTTTATGgcggaggaagaagaggaaatatGGGTTACCAC ctgcacaggagacAGGG GATGAGTCTAAAGGACAGGCAGAGAGAACTTTGTTGCAGACTTCAGAGAATGGGACTGAAAACATGCCTACTCAGGAACAAACAAAGGCAAGAGcagagggggaagaaagaaagccATTGtcagccctgcatgtgtga